The segment CTTCGAAATCCCGGGGCAGCTTGTGCGCAAGGTATGCCATCCTTGCGACCTGCGAGAACGGGATGACGGTCGGATTTGCCGTGCTCGAGAAATGGCCATCTGCATAGTGCACGTCCTCTTCCGGGATTTCGAGCATGAAGGCGGCGATCCGACTTGCCCTGGCGAGAATCTTGCCCGCTGCCACATAGGCAGCGCTGCCGCCTACGGGCATGGAGCGTGAATTGAACGTGCCATGACCCGCCAGCACGCGGTCGGTGTCACCCTGCACGACATCGATATCTTCCATCGGCAGTTGCAAGGCTTCCGCAACGATCTGCGCGAAGCTGGTGGCATGGCCGTGGCCTTGCGGCATCGAGCCGCTGAACAGCGTGACCTTGCCGTCGGAATGCACGCGGATATGCGCGCTCTCCCAGCCGCCGCGGTTGAACCCGACCTTTTCCAGCATCGGCGAAATGCCCATGCCGACCAGCTCCAGATAGCAGGTCACCCCGATGCCGATGTATTTGCCCTGTTCGCGCAGCGCCACCTGCTCCTCACGCCAGCGCCGGTAGCCGATCAGCTCGGTCGCCTTGTTCAGGCAGGCTTCGTAGTCGCCGGAGTCCCATTTGCCGCGCGCGCCGTCATGCGGCAAATAGGGAAACTGATCGGGCTGCACCAGGTTGCGGCGCCGCAACTCGACCGGATCCATGTCCAGCTCCCCCGCTACAGCGTCCATCAGCCGCTCGATGATGTATGCGGCTTCTGGCCGTCCGGCGCCGCGATAGGCATCAACCGGCGTGGTATTGGTTGTCACCAGATTCACTTCCGCGTCGACTGACGTTATCTGGTAGTTGCCCGTGATGTAGTTGACCGTATTGATGGTAGGGATCCCCGTCGCCATATTCGACAGGTAGGCGCCGAGGTTGGCGAACGACCGCAAGCGGATCCCCAGCACTTTGCCGTCGTTGGTGACGGGCGCCTCCACATACTCGGTATGCGCGCGGCCATGGGTGGTCGCGACGAAGTTCTCGCTGCGCGTCTCCGTCCAGCTCACCGGAAGCCCGAAATGCCTGGAGGCGAACGCCACCAGCACCTCTTCCGCATAGAAGTGCATCTTTGCGCCGAATCCGCCACCGATATCGGGCGCCACGATCCGGACCCGGTGCTCGGGCCAGCGCAGGGTCTCCGCCAGCCAGCGTCTCGACATATGCGGAACCTGGGTCGGGACGATAAACGTCAGGCGCTCGTCGACCGGGTCGAAGCTCGCGCACAAGGCGCGCGGTTCGAGCGGGCTTGGAATCAGCCGCTGGTTGACCAGCCGGATCGAGACTACCCGGTCGGCCCGTTTCAATGCATCCTCGTAGCTGCCGCCCTTGAGCCGGAATACGCCGATGCGATTGCCGGGCACGTTATCGTGAAGCTGGGGCGCGGTGTCTGACAGTGCTGCTTCCGCATCGACGACAGGTGGCAACGCTTCGTAACCGACTGCGACCAGTTCCGCAGCGTCCGCGGCAATCTCGCGGGTCTGGGCCACCACCATCGCCACGGCTTCCCCTACGTACCGCACCCGCCCGGCCGCAAGCGGAGGGTGCGGCGGCACCTTCGAATTACCCACGACCCAGTTCGGCCGGATGTCGCCAACCTTGCCCTGGATGTCCGCATAGGTCAGAACCCCGATCACGCCGGGAAGCGCGCGTGCGGCCGAGCTATCGATCTCGCTGACAACGGCATGGGCATAGGGCGACCTGACGAAGGCCGCGAAGACCATGCCCGGGAACTGGTGGTCATCCGTAAACCTGCCCTGGCCGCTCATCAGCCGCTTGTCCTCACGACGCCTGACCGATTTGCCAATGTACTTCGTTGCACTTCCGCTCAGTGCTTCGCTCATCTCAGGCCTCCTCATGTGTGACGGACGGCGTTCGCTGCAGCCTGGTCACGGCAAGAAGAACAGCATCGACGATGTTCTGATACCCGGTGCAGCGGCACAGGTTGCCGTGCAGCGCTTCCCTGACATCGCTTTCGGCCGGCGCAGGCTGGTGCGCAAGCAGCGCTCGTGCCGCAAGCAGCATTCCTGGCGTACAGAAGCCACACTGCAAGCCATGAAGTTCGTTGAAGGCTTGCTTGAGCACGGCTGTCGTGTGGTCGTGCTCCATGCCTTCAATCGTGTGAAGCTCGCAGCCGTCAGTCTGGGCGGCAAGTACGGTGCACGACTTCACGTTCGTCCCGTCGACAAGCACCGTGCAGGCTCCGCACTGGGAGGTGTCGCAACCGATGTGAACGCCGGTCAGGCGTTTCTGGTCCCGCAACAAGTGCACCAGCAGCCGCCTTGGCTCTATCTCGGTGGTACCTGTTACGCCATTGATGGTGTTTTCAATTTTCACAGTCGCCTCTGTGTCTCCGTTAGCACCTTCAGCATCGGCACCCGTGGTGCCTATAGTATTACGATCGTCATACTAAAGGGGCAAAAAAAATTCCGGTGTTCTTCCCAGAACCGCCGAGCTCATTCAGCGGAAGTTGCCAGCGAACCACCCGGACTTGCCTCCTGGCTTACCAGCTTTTCAAAGCGGGAAAAGAACTCCGCCAGGAACTTGTTCGCCACTGATCCCACCAGACGGGACCCGATCTGTGCGAGCTTTCCTCCCATCTGCGCTGCGGCCACGTAGTGCAGGGAAGTGCCGCCCTCGACGTCTTCCAGACGGATATCGGCGCCCAGCTTGCCGAATCCCGCGACGCCACCGCTGCCGCTGCCTTCGATGTGATAGCCGATGCCCTCCTGGTGGCCGGTAAATCGGGCCGTGCCCTTGAAGCGTGCCTTGATCGGTCCGACGGCCGCTACGATGACTGCGTCATAGTCTCCGTCATCTCCCTGCTGGTATTGCTCACATCCCGGCAAACACCGCTGGAATGTCGCCGGATCGTTCAACCGTTTCCAGACCTCTGCCCTGGAAGCCTTGATTACCTGTGCGCCAGTGAATTCCAATGTTTTCCCCTTTCGGTTTCTGCTACTTCCGTCACAGCGGCCGGCCCGGAACCGCGAACGTCTGCGCCGCTTCGTCACCGCATGGCCGAACGCCAATCTATCCAGCGTCTATATCGTAGGGAGCGCGTCGGCGAGCGTCAAGGAACGGGAAGCCATTTACGCCTAGTGGTAACCCTAGCAACGAAAGCCCTTTCGCTCATCTGGCTGGCACTGCAGTGCCCGTAAAGGAACAGGCTGGTAAACCCGAAACTGCCCAAAGACTTCTTGACGCGGCCAAGACCGCAATCCTAGGATGTAGACAGTGGATACACCGAGCACCAGCGCCGAACGCGACTAGCGCAGCAAGGCAGGCCAGGCGTCCAGCCCTTTCAACCCTGCCCACCTTCGTTCCAGTCCCCGGCGCACGCCCCAATGTATCCACTGTCTATATTCGATACGGCCGACTTCGAACGCCGGCCCCATCCACGCCAAAGGAGAACCCATGTCTCGTGCAGTGATCGTTTCATTTGCCCGCACCCCGATCGGCAAAGCCACCCGAGGCGCCTTCAACATGACCCATGGCGCCACCATGGCGGGCCATGCCATTCAGCATGCCGTCCAGCGTGCGGGGATTGACGGCGCGGAAGTCGAGGACATCATCTTCGGCTGCGGCCAGCCCATCGCCGCCACCGGTGGCAACGTCGCCCGGCAAGGCGGCATCCGCGCGGGCCTGCCGGTGTCCGTCAGCGGCACGACGCTGACCCGCTTCTGCGCATCCGGCTTGCAGGCAGTCGCCTTTGCCGCACAGCGTGTGCTGATCGACAAGGTGCCGGTAATGGTGGCGGGTGGCGTCGAATCGATCAGCCTGTCACAACCGGTCACGCTGAAGGTTGCCCAGCAGGAAGCGTGGCTGGCCAAGAATCGCCCCGATGTTTACCTGCACATGATCGATACGGCCGAAATCCTCGCCGAGCGCTACGGCATGTCGCGGCAGCGCTCCGACGCGTTCGCGCTGCGCAGCCAGCAACTTACTGTGGCAGCTCAGAAGGCCGGCCGCTTCGCGGAGGAAATCGTTCCGCTGGCAACGGTCAAGTCGGTGAAGGACAAGGTGACCGGAGAGACGTCGACGGCGGAGTTCCTGCTCGAGGCGGACGAAGGTGTCCGTGCCGACACCACGCTGGAAGGACTGAGCGTTCTGCCTGCCGTGAAGGGCGAGGGTTACCAGGTGACGGCCGGCAATTCGAGCCAGTTGTCTGACGGGGCCGCGGCGCTGGTGGTGATGTCCGAACGCGAGGCCGAACGGCGTGGCCTGGAACCGCTGGGCTACTTCGTCAGCCTGGCCACCGCTGGGGTGGAGCCGGACGAAATGGGCGTCGGCCCGGTCCGCGCAGTCCCGCGCCTGCTCGAACGCAACGAGCTTTCCATCGATGACATCGACCTGTGGGAACTCAACGAAGCCTTTGCCTGCCAGGCGCTGTATTGCATTGACCAGCTTGGCTTGCCGCTGGAGCGCGTCAACGTCAACGGCGGCGCGATTGCCGTCG is part of the Cupriavidus necator genome and harbors:
- a CDS encoding SRPBCC family protein; amino-acid sequence: MEFTGAQVIKASRAEVWKRLNDPATFQRCLPGCEQYQQGDDGDYDAVIVAAVGPIKARFKGTARFTGHQEGIGYHIEGSGSGGVAGFGKLGADIRLEDVEGGTSLHYVAAAQMGGKLAQIGSRLVGSVANKFLAEFFSRFEKLVSQEASPGGSLATSAE
- a CDS encoding acetyl-CoA C-acyltransferase translates to MSRAVIVSFARTPIGKATRGAFNMTHGATMAGHAIQHAVQRAGIDGAEVEDIIFGCGQPIAATGGNVARQGGIRAGLPVSVSGTTLTRFCASGLQAVAFAAQRVLIDKVPVMVAGGVESISLSQPVTLKVAQQEAWLAKNRPDVYLHMIDTAEILAERYGMSRQRSDAFALRSQQLTVAAQKAGRFAEEIVPLATVKSVKDKVTGETSTAEFLLEADEGVRADTTLEGLSVLPAVKGEGYQVTAGNSSQLSDGAAALVVMSEREAERRGLEPLGYFVSLATAGVEPDEMGVGPVRAVPRLLERNELSIDDIDLWELNEAFACQALYCIDQLGLPLERVNVNGGAIAVGHPYGMTGARQAGHILLEGRRRKAKYGVVTMCAAGGMGAAGLFEFIH
- a CDS encoding (2Fe-2S)-binding protein → MKIENTINGVTGTTEIEPRRLLVHLLRDQKRLTGVHIGCDTSQCGACTVLVDGTNVKSCTVLAAQTDGCELHTIEGMEHDHTTAVLKQAFNELHGLQCGFCTPGMLLAARALLAHQPAPAESDVREALHGNLCRCTGYQNIVDAVLLAVTRLQRTPSVTHEEA
- a CDS encoding xanthine dehydrogenase family protein molybdopterin-binding subunit, producing MSEALSGSATKYIGKSVRRREDKRLMSGQGRFTDDHQFPGMVFAAFVRSPYAHAVVSEIDSSAARALPGVIGVLTYADIQGKVGDIRPNWVVGNSKVPPHPPLAAGRVRYVGEAVAMVVAQTREIAADAAELVAVGYEALPPVVDAEAALSDTAPQLHDNVPGNRIGVFRLKGGSYEDALKRADRVVSIRLVNQRLIPSPLEPRALCASFDPVDERLTFIVPTQVPHMSRRWLAETLRWPEHRVRIVAPDIGGGFGAKMHFYAEEVLVAFASRHFGLPVSWTETRSENFVATTHGRAHTEYVEAPVTNDGKVLGIRLRSFANLGAYLSNMATGIPTINTVNYITGNYQITSVDAEVNLVTTNTTPVDAYRGAGRPEAAYIIERLMDAVAGELDMDPVELRRRNLVQPDQFPYLPHDGARGKWDSGDYEACLNKATELIGYRRWREEQVALREQGKYIGIGVTCYLELVGMGISPMLEKVGFNRGGWESAHIRVHSDGKVTLFSGSMPQGHGHATSFAQIVAEALQLPMEDIDVVQGDTDRVLAGHGTFNSRSMPVGGSAAYVAAGKILARASRIAAFMLEIPEEDVHYADGHFSSTANPTVIPFSQVARMAYLAHKLPRDFEAGLDERVFYEPAALGAPNGCHAVVVEVDAETGVVTILDYVAVDDVGVMINPMLCHGQMHGGIAQGIGQALFEEAVYDDSGQLLSGSLLDYGFPRIEQIPRMRTGFHVSPAPSNPLGVKGIGEAGCVGAPPAVVAAVCDALKPFGISHLDMPLTPPKVWRAIQESRSAT